One Candidatus Poribacteria bacterium genomic window carries:
- a CDS encoding M23 family metallopeptidase — protein MKRKLIRTFIVVMSMVVISGMELRASGQQHLVQKGDTLWGISRKYKVPLKKIIQANSIQPTNPLQIGKKLLIPGAPVEGIWYRVKAGDTLSGIASRHNVDWQDLQRINGITSPRRLQIGTRIRIQRDNSLSFGNPLRVPLVVTSKYGYRHHPVTRRYQLHEGIDFRAATGTRVYASRAGKVIFAGRRNGYGKVIGIEHEGDFTTWYGHLSGIRVRVGQTVTKGKVIGLSGNTGVSTGPHLHFEIRYKDRSENPTNHITIP, from the coding sequence ATGAAGAGAAAATTGATTCGTACGTTTATTGTAGTTATGTCTATGGTGGTAATCTCTGGAATGGAATTGCGTGCTAGCGGACAACAGCATTTGGTGCAAAAAGGCGATACATTGTGGGGGATTTCTCGGAAATATAAAGTACCTCTGAAAAAGATTATTCAGGCTAACAGTATTCAACCAACGAATCCATTGCAGATTGGGAAAAAGCTTTTAATTCCTGGAGCACCCGTTGAAGGGATCTGGTATCGGGTTAAAGCCGGGGATACGTTGTCTGGTATTGCGAGTCGTCATAACGTTGACTGGCAAGACCTTCAGCGCATTAATGGTATAACTTCACCGCGTCGCCTCCAGATTGGCACAAGAATCCGTATTCAACGAGATAACAGTCTAAGTTTTGGAAATCCGCTTCGGGTCCCTTTAGTCGTAACCTCAAAGTATGGTTACCGTCATCATCCTGTGACGAGACGTTACCAACTTCATGAGGGTATAGATTTTCGTGCTGCTACAGGCACACGCGTATATGCCTCCAGGGCGGGTAAGGTGATTTTTGCTGGTCGCAGAAACGGCTATGGTAAAGTTATTGGTATTGAACACGAGGGCGATTTTACGACATGGTATGGGCATTTGTCAGGTATTAGAGTAAGAGTTGGGCAAACTGTCACAAAGGGAAAGGTAATTGGGCTTTCCGGGAACACGGGTGTTTCGACAGGACCCCATTTACATTTTGAAATTAGGTACAAAGACAGAAGTGAAAATCCAACGAATCACATTACTATACCATAA
- a CDS encoding cytochrome c, whose translation MMRKLVLFGLCGALIAGFILLTQAQMSDKAQLGRELFHDPTFKGTLKPGNRSGYATGLSCANCHADFDEIANPDGLIRAGHSVVGVPHRGEAKGGMIKGADFARAAGGGGFCYEHFLQRVPHDKVNPTAIPAEYAEALMAYFEVISGDNKGPEFEIAMLDADAKKAAGEKIGAMSGDSSKGWELFGRACIVCHPAANKAGVGPQLVRSRAPRDIDKTMVRWATKIRGGGSLMPFYAADILSDQEIADILAFLRQEIESIKQ comes from the coding sequence ATGATGCGTAAATTGGTTTTATTTGGTCTCTGTGGTGCTTTGATTGCAGGATTTATCCTTCTCACCCAAGCCCAAATGTCAGACAAAGCGCAATTGGGGCGCGAACTTTTCCACGATCCAACTTTTAAAGGAACACTTAAACCAGGTAATAGGTCAGGTTATGCGACCGGGCTTTCCTGTGCAAACTGCCACGCGGATTTCGATGAGATCGCAAATCCAGACGGTCTGATTCGAGCAGGTCACAGTGTCGTGGGTGTGCCGCATCGCGGCGAAGCGAAAGGTGGAATGATTAAAGGCGCGGATTTCGCACGTGCGGCTGGTGGCGGTGGTTTCTGTTATGAGCACTTCTTACAGCGAGTCCCACACGATAAAGTGAATCCCACTGCTATCCCGGCAGAATATGCCGAAGCACTCATGGCTTATTTTGAGGTGATCTCTGGGGACAACAAAGGTCCCGAATTTGAGATCGCAATGCTGGATGCCGATGCGAAAAAAGCAGCGGGTGAGAAAATCGGTGCTATGAGCGGGGATTCAAGTAAGGGCTGGGAACTTTTCGGACGCGCCTGCATTGTTTGCCATCCAGCGGCGAATAAAGCCGGGGTTGGTCCGCAACTTGTTCGTTCCAGGGCCCCTCGCGATATTGATAAAACAATGGTGCGGTGGGCTACTAAAATTCGCGGTGGCGGATCTCTTATGCCGTTCTATGCCGCTGACATCCTTAGTGACCAGGAGATCGCTGATATTCTTGCATTTCTGCGTCAGGAAATAGAGAGCATAAAGCAGTAA